A stretch of DNA from Brevibacillus ruminantium:
CTACACCCAGAGAAATTGATTTGACAATCGCTTCGTCAGGAACACCGGACCCGCCGTGAAGCACGATCGGAGCGCCGATATTGTTCGCCACTTTTTCGATGATGTCAAAACGGATTTTTGGCACGCCTTTGTACATGCCGTGTGCTGTACCGACAGCGATCGCCACATAGTCTACTTTGGTTTCTTCCCAGAATCGAATCGCTTCTTCAGGATTTGCAAGAGTAGCGTCTTCTTCGTCCACAGACAGGTCATCCTCTACTCCGCCAATAGTACCGAGCTCACCTTCAACGGAAACGCCAACAGCATGAGCAGCTTCTACAACCTGTTTGGTCAGGCGGATGTTGTCCTCATAGGCATGATGGGAACCGTCGAACATAACGGAAGAAAAGCCGGCACGGATACATTTCATAACCATATCAAAATTGCTGCCGTGGTCAAGATGCAAGGCTACAGGAACACCTGCGCGCTCTGCCGCTGCCTTGGCAATCGCTACCGTATAATCCAGACCCATATACTTGAGGGCGCCTTCAGATACACCAAAAATTACCGGAGATTTCTCTTCCATCGCTGCTTCTGTAATCGCTTGCGTAAACTCCAGGTTATTGAGGTTAAACTGACCGACTGCATATTTATTCTTTTTGACGTCTTCGATAAAAGCGGTCATAGGTACGAGTGGCATATTGAAAATCCTCCTTAGCAGACTCTGTAACGTGGCTTATTATACCACAGTCATCTGCTTGTTAACAGGTGCGCTTGTCCCAAGACATTCGCCATCTTCAATTTAACAGGCCAATTGCTTGTGTACCGCAAGCCGCAGCTCGTCGATATCAAACGGCTTGGTAAAGTGGGTCAACGCGCCCAGTTGTGTCGCTTCTTTAATCATGTCCAGCTCACCGTAGGCTGTCATCATAATGACCTTTATTTCCTGGTTGATTTTTTTAATATGCTTTAAAATCTCGATGCCGTCCATTCCAGGAATTTTCATATCGAGAATCACCAGATCCGGGGACTCCTTTTCTACGATTTCCAGCGCCATTTTTCCATTTGCGGCTTGAAATGTCTTATAGCCTTCTTTTCCAAGGACCTCGTACAGCAGGATGCGAATGCCGTACTGATCATCGACAACCAACACTTTTTTATCTCGTTTATCCTGCATACTTTTTCAATCCCCCTGCTATTAGAAGCCGTTACTTTTCATAAGCCTTTAGATTCGCCTAATTTCAGGAAAATCCTTCTGAACCCTCTGGAAATTTTCCTGCATGATCGCGTTAGAGTATAATAAAACGGAAATGACGCCTACGTGTAAGGAGACCCAACGAAAGATGAATATGGTCTTGATTATTTGTCTGTTTACCTTCGTCATCCACACGGCTGAGACGCTTTCCTACGCGCTCCGGTATGCCGGTGTGCAGACTGGAAGATTGGCGGTCGCCCTCTCTTTGACCGGGATGATCGTTCTTGTATCGCGAACCTCCAATATGATCCAGGGTCCCTTCACAGGGGGATTGATCGACCGTGCCGCAGCGCAGCATTTTGATGTGCTGCCCTCGCTGCACCTGATTATCGGGGCGGCTTCTCTGGGCACGCTGGCCGCCATTCTCCTGTTTCCTACGCTGGTGCAGCTTTCAAAACGATTGATCGCGCATCTGGAGCTGACCGGCTCCGTCCCGCAAATGCTCAAATCAACCGTCTCGATCCATCGTCTTCGCCAGGTAAAACATCATATTCGCCCGCCGCGACTTCCGAACCTGGCTCGTTTCCGGATCAAGGGAATTCCCTATCGCCTTTTGTTCCTGAACTGCATCGTGACCGGCATTTACACAATCGGCGTGCTCTCTTCGCAGTACGCCTCGCTGCTGGAGCCTGCTTTCAAGGCGACCGTAATGTCAGCGTCCGGGTTGATCAACGGCGTCGCTACCATTCTTTTAACCATTTTTATTGATCCGCAGGTCGGGTTGCTGACAGATAAGGCCATGCAAAATCAAAGTGAAATGGGTCAAGTGCGGGATATCTACATCGGGCTGATGATCTCTCGCTTCTTCGGCACCCTGCTGGCACAGCTATTGCTGTCTCCGGCTGCGCACTGGGTCGCATGGGTCGCCCCCTTTTTTCAGACATGGTCATAACACAGGTTCAATTAGAAAAAAACGCACGGGTGGAAACGCGGGGAAACTCCCCTCGCTGCCTCGTGCGTTTTTTTATGGCCTAGTTCTATACGAAAACGTCTATCGTTTGTTGATCAGGGAAGCACGTACAAAATCACGGAACAGCGGCTGCGGACGGTTCGGACGGGATGTAAACTCTGGATGGAACTGCGTCGCCAGGAACCACGGATGGTCTGCCACTTCCACGATTTCCACCAGACGGCCGTCCGGCGTGGTACCGGAGAAACGCATGCCCAGATCGGCCAACTGCTCGCGGTACTCGTTGTTTACTTCATAGCGGTGACGGTGGCGTTCATACACCAGGGTGCTGTTGTACGCTTTCGCTGCCAGGCTGCCTTCGATCACTTTCGTTGGCCCCAGGCCCAGGCGCATCGTACCCCCTTTGTCCTCCACCTCTTTTTGCTCTGGCAAGAGGTCGATGACCGGATACTTGGTATCTGGATTGATTTCGGAGCTGTTGGCTCCATCCATGCCAGCTACGTGGCGGGCAAATTCAATGACAGAGATTTGCATGCCCAGGCAAATGCCCAGGAACGGAATTTTATTTTCACGCGCATAGCGGGTCGCTGTAATTTTGCCTTCGATACCGCGATCGCCGAAACCGCCTGGCACCAGAATGCCGTCTACATCGCCCAGCAACTCCTGTACGTTCTCTGCGTTGACTTCCTCGGCGCTGACCCATTTGATCTTGATCGAGGAATCGTTGGCATAGCCTGCGTGATACAGTGCTTCTGCCACGGACAGATAAGCGTCCGGCAGCTCCACGTATTTTCCGACGATGGCGATGCGGGTGCTTTGGGAAAGGTTTTTGATTTTGCCAACGAGCGCTTTCCACTCCGTCATATCTGCTTCCTGGCAGGTGAGGCCGAGATGACGGCAAACGTATTCATCCAGCCCTTGCGCCTGCAATTGAAGCGGCACATCGTACAGCGTTTCTGCGTCAACGCACTCAATCACGGCGTTCTTGTCGATGTCACAGAACAGAGCCAGCTTATCCTTCATATCCTGGGAGAGCGGCTGCTCTGTACGGGTTACGATGACATTTGGCTGAATCCCCAGGCTGCGCAATTCCTTTACGCTGTGCTGGGTCGGCTTGGTCTTCATTTCTCCTGCTGCCTTGATGTACGGGATCAGTGTTACGTGGATGTACATGACGTTTTCGCGGCCGATATCGCTTTTGATTTGGCGGATCGCTTCGAGGAAAGGCAGACTTTCAATATCGCCTACAGTTCCGCCGATTTCCGTAATTACGACATCTGCCCCGGTTTCTTTCCCCGAACGGAAAATGCGGTCTTTGATTTCATTGGTGATATGCGGGATTACCTGTACCGTTCCGCCGAGATAGTCGCCGCGGCGCTCTTTGGCGATCACCGTTGAGTAAATTTTCCCAGTGGTTACGTTGGAGTTGGCACTGAGGTTGATATCAATGAAGCGCTCATAGTGCCCCAGGTCGAGGTCCGTCTCCGCCCCGTCATCGGTCACAAACACTTCACCATGCTGATACGGGCTCATCGTACCCGGATCGACGTTGATGTATGGGTCACATTTTTGAATCGTTACCTTTAACCCTCTGTTTTTCAGGAGTCTGCCCAGAGAAGCCGCAGTAATCCCTTTTCCCAACGAGGATACTACCCCGCCCGTCACAAAAATGTACTTCGTCATCGTATTACGTCCCCTCTTTCCCCTGTTCCTTAGTAGTCGATAATTCCACGGATGAATACGGCTTCCAAAAAAGAAAAAACAAAAGCGAGTCCTATCCCGAGTGTATCGGGTAGGGGCACTTTTGTTTTGTAGTTTCCCATATCATATCCTTCTTCATGTGAAGCCCAAGGAGTATTTTATCTTGTCCTCCAACAGGAGTCAAGGATTATAAATCTTCATTTTCGTCCTCATAATCGTCGGTAGATTCCTCATCCGCCAACTCCTCGTCTTCTTCCTCGAAAAGCTCTTCGTCTTCAAGCTCTTCCTCTTCTTCTTCGAGATCAGGGTCCAGCTCTTCGTCCATTTCGTCCCCTTCTTCGACGAATTCATCGTCTTCAAAGATGGCGATCTCGTCATCCTCGTATTCTTCGGCCAAGTCTTCTTCTGCTTCGTAATCGTCAAAGTCGTCGTCCAGGATAACCTTTTTCTTCTTGCCGCCCTCTTGCGTCTCTTCTACTGTATCTGTCGGGTACCAGCGCTTCAGTCCCCAGTTGTTATCACCCAAGCACACAAAACGGCCGTCAATGTTCACTTCCGTATATACCTGAGCGATGATCGCCATTTTCTCTTCTTCTTTCATTCCCCGAAGCGCGGCCAGTTGGTTCATCAAGTCACGGAAATTGTGAACTTGATTGGTTTCACGGAGAATTTCGTATGCGATATCGACCAATGCCATCTCGTTAAGTTTATCACGGTCCAGATGTGCAAGTATTTGACTCACCCAAGGCACGTCCTTTCATATAGAAAACTTGGCCACCGTCAAGCTGTCGCAAGCCGACCGAGCCCGTTATGTAACCGATGCTGACCGGAATCCGAATAGGTTCGGCAGACCAACAATAAATTGGCTATCATACAGTATTCCTTATTTTAGACGAAAATGCAAGGGATTCAAACGCCTGCCCGCGCAATTCACAGATAACGACAAATTTTGCGGGGAAAACCAACAGGAGAGCGGCTGCTACCCGTACGGTTTCAGCCGCTCCCACCATTGCGATGCATCCCTTACATATTGCGACGGTACTGTCCGCCCACTTCGTACAAGGCAGCACTGATCTGCCCCAGCGAAGCCACTTTGACCGTCTCCATCAATTCGGCAAAGATATTGCCGCCGCTCATGGCGACCTCCTGCAAACGCTTCAGGGCAGCCGAAGCCGCATCCCGATGACGCTCCTGGAAATCGCGCAGGTTGCGGATCTGCTGTTCCTTTTCCTCTTCCGTCGCCCGAGCCAGCTCGATCTCGTAATCGTCCTCCGAGGCGTTGGGGTTGAGGAAGGTGTTCACACCGATAATCGGTAGCTCGCCGCTGTGCTTCTTCATCTCGTAGTACATCGACTCATCCTGGATTTTGCCGCGTTGATACTGGGTCTCCATCGCCCCCAGCACACCGCCGCGCATATTCAGCCGCTCAAACTCCTGCAGGACGGCCTCTTCTACCAGATCTGTCAGCTCTTCGATAATAAAAGCGCCTTGGAGCGGGTTTTCGTTTTTCGCGAGTCCCATCTCCTTGTTGATGATCATCTGAATTGCCATCGCCCGACGAACGGAGTTTTCCGTCGGCGTCGTGATCGCTTCGTCAAAGGCATTGGTGTGCAGCGAATTGCAGTTGTCGTAGATGGCGATCAAGGCTTGCAGCGTAGTCCGGATGTCGTTGAAGTCCATCTCCTGTGCGTGCAGGGATCGGCCGGACGTCTGGATGTGGTATTTCAGCTTTTGGCTGCGGTCATTGCCCCCGTAGCGATTTTTCATCACCGTCGCCCAAATCCGGCGGGCCACGCGACCAATCACGGTATACTCCGGATCAAGGCCATTGGAGAAGAAAAACGACAGGTTTGGCGCAAAGTCGTCGATGTGCATGCCGCGGCTGAGGTAGTACTCTACATAGGTAAAGCCGTTGGCCAGCGTGAAAGCAAGCTGCGTGATCGGATTCGCCCCCGCCTCGGCGATATGGTAGCCGGAAATGGAGACCGAGTAGTAATTGCGCACTTTGTGATCGATGAAGTACTGCTGGATATCCCCCATCATGCGGAGGGCGAATTCAGTCGAGAAGATGCAGGTGTTTTGCCCCTGATCCTCTTTCAGGATATCCGCCTGAACCGTACCGCGCACAGTGGAGAGTGTATACGCCTTGATTTGCTCGTATTCCTCCGCGGTGGGCTGTCTTCCCTCACGCTCTGCGAATTTTTCCACCTGCTGTTCGATCGCGGTGTTCATGAATTTCGCCAGGATCATTGGAGCTGGTCCGTTAATCGTCATCGATACAGAGGTCGATGGCGCGCACAAGTCAAAACCGGCGTACAGCTTCTTCATGTCGTCCAGCGTACAGATGCTGACCCCGCTCGTTCCGATTTTTCCGTAGATGTCGGGACGGTAATCCGGGTCCTCCCCGTACAGCGTCACCGAATCAAACGCCGTACTCAGGCGCTTGGCTTCGTCATTTTGAGACAGGAAATGAAAGCGCCGGTTGGTCCGCTCCGGTGTTCCTTCGCCTGCGAATTGACGCTTGGGGTCCTCCCCTTCTCGTTTGAACGGGAAGACACCTGCTGTATAGGGAAACTGGCCGGGCACATTTTCTTTGAGCGACCATTTCAGGATTTCGCCCCAGTCCTGAAAATCAGGCAGGCACACCTTGGGAATCCGCGTACCGGAAAGCGATTCCGTAAACAGCGTCGTCACGATTTCCTTGTCGCGGATCTTGGTCACGAACTGGTCCTGTTTGTACATCTCTTTCAACTTGGGCCAATTGTTTAAAATTTCTTTGCATTCCGGGTGGAGCTTGCTTTCAAAATGAGCGATCTGCTTATCCAGCACAGCGGCCACTTCCTGCGCGGCCGACTCACCCGACGCGAGCAGCGTCTCTTTGGCCCCAGTCAACTGGTACAGCTTGCGGGCGATGGCAGACTGCTCCGCCGTAAACTTTTGGTGCCCGCGGACCGTATTTGCGATTTCCTGCAGATAAGTATTCCGCTCTACTGGAATCAGCGAGGGCTTGTGTGTCTTGACCGGAGTCGGATCAAGTCCGGAGACATCCCAATCCACTGCTGTCTTTTCTGCGATCTTGTGCATCAGCGCGGCAAACAGGACATTGGTTCCCGGGTCGTTGAACTGGCTGGCAATCGTGCCGTAGACCGGAACCTTTTCATCGGGCAGTTCGAATTGCTGATGGTTGCGGCGATACTGTCTGCGCACCTCGCGCAGGGCATCCTCGGAGCCTTTGCGCTCGAATTTGTTGATGGCGATCAGGTCGGCAAAATCGAGCATGTCGATTTTCTCCAGCTGCGAAGGGGCTCCAAATTCACTGGTCATGACGTACATAGAGACGTCACACACCTCCGTGACCTGGGCATCCCCCTGCCCGATCCCGCTCGTCTCGACGATCACGAGGTCAAATCCGGCTGCTTTGACGACGCGGATGGCATCCTTGACCGCGGCCGACAGCTCGGAGCCGGAACGGCGGCTGGCCAGGCTGCGCATGTAGACACGCGGCGTGTTGTTGGCATTCATGCGGATGCGGTCGCCAAGCAGCGCCCCGCCCGTTTTTTGCTTGGAGGGATCGACTGAGAGGATCGCTACGGTCTTATCGGCGTACGTTCGCAAAAAGCGGCGAACCAGTTCATCGGTCAGCGAGCTTTTTCCCGCTCCGCCAGTACCGGTAATTCCCAGCACGGGAACCGGATGCTCCGCTTCTGCCAGCTTCTCTTTTACCTGCTCAAACACCTGGGGCTCATCCACCGCATACTCGGCAAGCGAAATCAACCGGGCAATCGCCTGATGATTCTGCTTGTGAAGCTCTTCTACTTCTCCTTCGATCTGCTTGACCGTCGGGAAATCACACTCCCGGATCATGTAGTTGATCATGCCCTGCAGACCGAGCTTTCGCCCGTCATCCGGCGAGAAAATCTTGCTGACGCCATACTCCTCCAGCTCCCGAATCTCGCGCGGCACGATGACGCCCCCGCCTCCTCCATAGAGACGGATATGACCCGCCCCGCGCTCTTTCAACAGGTCGACAATGTATTTGAAAAACTCTACATGGCCGCCCTGGTAAGAGCTGATGGCAATTCCTTGCACATCCTCCTGAATGGCAGCCGTGACAATATCGTTTACCGAACGGTTATGTCCGAGGTGGATCACCTCTACGCCGGAGCTTTGCAATATCCGCCGCATGATATTGATCGAGGCATCGTGCCCGTCATACAGGCTGGCTGCCGTGACAAAACGCACCTTGTTTTGCGGACGATACACTTCTGTTTCCATCGTTCCACTCTCCCCGGAAATCAAGTGACGCGTTCTCCGAGTGCCATCCAGGACGATGTCGCTGGACTACTCGGATACGCTGATTTCGCGCAGCAGCAGTGCCGTCTGTTTCTCTGTATATTCCTCCAGTGTATAGTGGCGTTTCAGCGCCCACCGGCGGAATACCCACATCTCGCCAAGCACCATGATGTTGTCAGCCATCAGCTTCACGTGCTTTTCGTCGATGCCGATAGAGCCGTCGGCAATTCCTTTGCGCAGAATTTCTTCAAAGATCAGCGAGATTTCTTCCTCCCGCCGCAGTACGTAGCGCAGTGTTTCGGGTGGCAATGATTTGGACTCCTGATAAATCAGCAGGACGCGGTCGCTCATCTGATCCATCACCCGGAAAAAGCTGCGCAGAGCCAGCTTCAGGTTTTTCAGCCCTGTTCCGTTAAAGGTGATCGCTTCCCGCAGTCTGCTCTCTACCTCGGCGTGAATGGCATCACAGACCAGATACAGAACATCCTCTTTTGATTCAATATATTCGTAGAGGGTGCCGATACTAAAACCGGACGCCCGGGCAATTTCACGAGTCGTTGTTTTATGAAACCCTTTGTTGATAAAAAGATCGACCGCAGCCTCGATGATCTGCTCGCGTCTCTTCTCAATCAGCTTGGGGTCCTTCACCAGCGACGGTATGTTTTTTCTCTTTTCCACGACATATCCACCCTTCCAACCGACTGAGCGTTTGGTCAGACAAGATTTGGAAAAAGAAAGACCAAAACGCTCTCACATGTCTTTATATCCCCGTTATTATACGACTGGAGAGCGCGGAAAGCCAATCTTTCTTTTCCCATTGGTTCAGGTAGTTTGTCCCCACCACTGGCTGATGATCCGCTCAGCGGCGCTGTATGGATCTTCCTCGCGGGCTGCCACCCGATTCAGCTCGTCTGCATGCCGGCCGTGCTGAATATTGGTGAGCAAGCGTTGAAACAGCCGATCCCGGACGATGTCCAGCACTTCTTCCTGCAGATGGCGGGAGCGGCGGGTCTGCACCTCGCCTGTCTCCTGCAAAAACTCCTGGTGGCGCATGACCTCGCTCCACAGCTCCGCCATTCCTTGCCCATCCGTTGAGATGGTGCGTACAATCGGCGGACGCCAGGGAGCATCGTGTTTGGCCAAATCAAGCATCTGCTCCACTTCGATCTGCAATTTTTCCGTGCCGGGCAAATCTGCCTTGTTGATGACAAACAAATCGGCAATCTCCATGATCCCGGCCTTGAACGCCTGGATGGTGTCCCCTCCGCCGGGATTGAGAACCACTGCCGTCGTATCGGCGATGCTCATCACATCCAGCTCCGACTGGCCAACGCCAACCGTCTCGATCAGAACGACGTCACAGCCGTAGGCATCCAGCACCCGAACCGCATCCCGGGTATTGGTGGACAAACCGCCCAGACTGCCGCGGGTGCCCATGCTGCGGATAAACACCCCTTTGTCCAAGGCGTGGCTTTGCATCCGCACACGGTCGCCAAGCAGCGCCCCGCCCGTAAACGGACTGGTCGGGTCCACGGCTACGACCCCAATCTTGAGGTCAAGCGACCGTAGATAGCCGATCAGGCAGTCGACAAGCGAGCTTTTTCCCGCTCCCGGCGTACCGGTAATCCCGATCAGCTTCGCCCGTCCCGTGTGTGGGAACAGCTCTTTCAAGATCAAGTCCCGTTCTGGATAGTCGTTTTCAATACAGGTGATAGCCCGGGCCGCCCCGCGCACATCTCCTGCGAGAATACGTCTAG
This window harbors:
- the fba gene encoding class II fructose-1,6-bisphosphate aldolase, with translation MPLVPMTAFIEDVKKNKYAVGQFNLNNLEFTQAITEAAMEEKSPVIFGVSEGALKYMGLDYTVAIAKAAAERAGVPVALHLDHGSNFDMVMKCIRAGFSSVMFDGSHHAYEDNIRLTKQVVEAAHAVGVSVEGELGTIGGVEDDLSVDEEDATLANPEEAIRFWEETKVDYVAIAVGTAHGMYKGVPKIRFDIIEKVANNIGAPIVLHGGSGVPDEAIVKSISLGVGKINVNTESQVACTETIRKVLAAKPNEIDPRKYLGPARDAIKEVVKGKMRLFGSSNRA
- the meaB gene encoding methylmalonyl Co-A mutase-associated GTPase MeaB, yielding MHEITRRILAGDVRGAARAITCIENDYPERDLILKELFPHTGRAKLIGITGTPGAGKSSLVDCLIGYLRSLDLKIGVVAVDPTSPFTGGALLGDRVRMQSHALDKGVFIRSMGTRGSLGGLSTNTRDAVRVLDAYGCDVVLIETVGVGQSELDVMSIADTTAVVLNPGGGDTIQAFKAGIMEIADLFVINKADLPGTEKLQIEVEQMLDLAKHDAPWRPPIVRTISTDGQGMAELWSEVMRHQEFLQETGEVQTRRSRHLQEEVLDIVRDRLFQRLLTNIQHGRHADELNRVAAREEDPYSAAERIISQWWGQTT
- a CDS encoding TetR/AcrR family transcriptional regulator; protein product: MEKRKNIPSLVKDPKLIEKRREQIIEAAVDLFINKGFHKTTTREIARASGFSIGTLYEYIESKEDVLYLVCDAIHAEVESRLREAITFNGTGLKNLKLALRSFFRVMDQMSDRVLLIYQESKSLPPETLRYVLRREEEISLIFEEILRKGIADGSIGIDEKHVKLMADNIMVLGEMWVFRRWALKRHYTLEEYTEKQTALLLREISVSE
- a CDS encoding CTP synthase — its product is MTKYIFVTGGVVSSLGKGITAASLGRLLKNRGLKVTIQKCDPYINVDPGTMSPYQHGEVFVTDDGAETDLDLGHYERFIDINLSANSNVTTGKIYSTVIAKERRGDYLGGTVQVIPHITNEIKDRIFRSGKETGADVVITEIGGTVGDIESLPFLEAIRQIKSDIGRENVMYIHVTLIPYIKAAGEMKTKPTQHSVKELRSLGIQPNVIVTRTEQPLSQDMKDKLALFCDIDKNAVIECVDAETLYDVPLQLQAQGLDEYVCRHLGLTCQEADMTEWKALVGKIKNLSQSTRIAIVGKYVELPDAYLSVAEALYHAGYANDSSIKIKWVSAEEVNAENVQELLGDVDGILVPGGFGDRGIEGKITATRYARENKIPFLGICLGMQISVIEFARHVAGMDGANSSEINPDTKYPVIDLLPEQKEVEDKGGTMRLGLGPTKVIEGSLAAKAYNSTLVYERHRHRYEVNNEYREQLADLGMRFSGTTPDGRLVEIVEVADHPWFLATQFHPEFTSRPNRPQPLFRDFVRASLINKR
- a CDS encoding lipid II flippase Amj family protein; translation: MNMVLIICLFTFVIHTAETLSYALRYAGVQTGRLAVALSLTGMIVLVSRTSNMIQGPFTGGLIDRAAAQHFDVLPSLHLIIGAASLGTLAAILLFPTLVQLSKRLIAHLELTGSVPQMLKSTVSIHRLRQVKHHIRPPRLPNLARFRIKGIPYRLLFLNCIVTGIYTIGVLSSQYASLLEPAFKATVMSASGLINGVATILLTIFIDPQVGLLTDKAMQNQSEMGQVRDIYIGLMISRFFGTLLAQLLLSPAAHWVAWVAPFFQTWS
- the icmF gene encoding fused isobutyryl-CoA mutase/GTPase IcmF gives rise to the protein METEVYRPQNKVRFVTAASLYDGHDASINIMRRILQSSGVEVIHLGHNRSVNDIVTAAIQEDVQGIAISSYQGGHVEFFKYIVDLLKERGAGHIRLYGGGGGVIVPREIRELEEYGVSKIFSPDDGRKLGLQGMINYMIRECDFPTVKQIEGEVEELHKQNHQAIARLISLAEYAVDEPQVFEQVKEKLAEAEHPVPVLGITGTGGAGKSSLTDELVRRFLRTYADKTVAILSVDPSKQKTGGALLGDRIRMNANNTPRVYMRSLASRRSGSELSAAVKDAIRVVKAAGFDLVIVETSGIGQGDAQVTEVCDVSMYVMTSEFGAPSQLEKIDMLDFADLIAINKFERKGSEDALREVRRQYRRNHQQFELPDEKVPVYGTIASQFNDPGTNVLFAALMHKIAEKTAVDWDVSGLDPTPVKTHKPSLIPVERNTYLQEIANTVRGHQKFTAEQSAIARKLYQLTGAKETLLASGESAAQEVAAVLDKQIAHFESKLHPECKEILNNWPKLKEMYKQDQFVTKIRDKEIVTTLFTESLSGTRIPKVCLPDFQDWGEILKWSLKENVPGQFPYTAGVFPFKREGEDPKRQFAGEGTPERTNRRFHFLSQNDEAKRLSTAFDSVTLYGEDPDYRPDIYGKIGTSGVSICTLDDMKKLYAGFDLCAPSTSVSMTINGPAPMILAKFMNTAIEQQVEKFAEREGRQPTAEEYEQIKAYTLSTVRGTVQADILKEDQGQNTCIFSTEFALRMMGDIQQYFIDHKVRNYYSVSISGYHIAEAGANPITQLAFTLANGFTYVEYYLSRGMHIDDFAPNLSFFFSNGLDPEYTVIGRVARRIWATVMKNRYGGNDRSQKLKYHIQTSGRSLHAQEMDFNDIRTTLQALIAIYDNCNSLHTNAFDEAITTPTENSVRRAMAIQMIINKEMGLAKNENPLQGAFIIEELTDLVEEAVLQEFERLNMRGGVLGAMETQYQRGKIQDESMYYEMKKHSGELPIIGVNTFLNPNASEDDYEIELARATEEEKEQQIRNLRDFQERHRDAASAALKRLQEVAMSGGNIFAELMETVKVASLGQISAALYEVGGQYRRNM
- the rpoE gene encoding DNA-directed RNA polymerase subunit delta translates to MSQILAHLDRDKLNEMALVDIAYEILRETNQVHNFRDLMNQLAALRGMKEEEKMAIIAQVYTEVNIDGRFVCLGDNNWGLKRWYPTDTVEETQEGGKKKKVILDDDFDDYEAEEDLAEEYEDDEIAIFEDDEFVEEGDEMDEELDPDLEEEEEELEDEELFEEEDEELADEESTDDYEDENEDL
- a CDS encoding response regulator, coding for MQDKRDKKVLVVDDQYGIRILLYEVLGKEGYKTFQAANGKMALEIVEKESPDLVILDMKIPGMDGIEILKHIKKINQEIKVIMMTAYGELDMIKEATQLGALTHFTKPFDIDELRLAVHKQLAC